The Vibrio quintilis DNA window CGGGGTTAGAAGCCAGCAGACAGTCAAACTCTATAAACGGATGACTGTAACGCACCTTGTCCCGCCCATGATACAACGTCACCATCCCGGTTCGCCGGTTCATGGAAAATATCTTACAGGCGTGCATAAACCGGGGATTCCAGTAGCCTTTGTTGATTAATTCAGCCATGCCCCAGAATAGAATACTGGGTGGGAAAGCGTATTTCATAATAAAAAAAGTCAAAATAAATACATGATAAAAGTCATTCCATGAATGAATGTCAAATGGCTTTATAAAATAAAGCACTAATTCGATTATTGCACACAGAGGAACAAACATAACAACTATTCCCTTACCAAAGCTAGATGCAATAAGGAGCATATTAATACCTGTGCTAAACTTTGAGTTGGAAAGGGTTTGTTCATTCCAGTAATTTTTTTTATCCGGTGAGCTTTCACAAACCTCCTTCCACTTCTCCGGGCCAATGTCACTGTCTAACTGAGTGGAGATGGTCTCGGTTGGCCGGGTAAATGGCAAGACCCGGCAGTTGAGTTTCATCAGCTTTTGCGCAATCCCTCTGGGCTGCGCCTGGGGTTGTGGCGTAAAAGTGCGGCTGTTGTAGGCCGTTGGCTGATAGCTATTGTCGGTTGTCACGATATATTACTGTTTTATTGGTGAATTCATTATTTACCCGGGCGATTAAAATCGATCCCACAGACTCTGGCGCAGCTTTATGATACGATGAGGGGATTGGAAAACACATCCGTTAAGCCGACTCAAAAATATTCAGCTCAGGCCCCGTGGCCGGAATATGCTCTTCCCGCTGCCAGACAATAATTTCATCCAGCTTCTTCGCGTAGTCGTCATCCGTCATTTCCCGCCAGTAGGTCGGATTACGGCCGGTTTTTTTATCATGGGCGACAGTGGTTTCATCCTGCTCACGAAAAGGCTCCAGTATCGGAATATCGGGTAAAGGCTGGCTAACATCCATATATTGCTGAATCATATTCCACACCCGCAGGTACTCTTCCTGAGACAGATGCATCCCACACATCGAACCCAACCCGATGGCACCCTCATTGTAATCATGATAACGGTGCACCAGCTTCAGGTGATGACTCAGCAATCCCTGATGGTTGGGATTACTCATCAGAATACAGTCAAATTCCAGAAACGGATGGCTGAAAATCACCCGGTTCCCTTTACCATATAAAGTGACCATCCCGGTTTCACGGCTCAGGGTAAAACGTTTTCGGGCAAAAAAAGAGATGTTATCTTTATTGAAATATTTTGCCATGACTCCATCAGTCAACCATGATGGTCCATTAAACAGGAACATCGGGCTATAAATTACCAGAGCAGGTAATGTTACATATAGTAAAGCATTGGAAAATATATAAATAACCCCTTCCCATCCATGTTTACCAAGCAAGGGAAGTAGTGATATTAAAAACAATAAAGGAGTAGCAAACCAAAGTGCGAATTTCGCTAAAGCTGCCATAAAGAAATAGAACCCCAGCCATTTCGCAAAAGTATAGGGTTCTAATCGCCGGTGGTTCCAGTATACATCCATTCCTACTTCAGCACTGTCACTATGTATCGACGGTTTATCATCTTCGATCACTGAAGTCGCAATACTGTTATTGTCCGTCTGCGTGTAGGAAAAAGCCTTCCCCCGCCGGTAAAGACTCTCATACCAGCCCCTTTTACCGGGCTGAGGCTGTGGAGTAAAATCTAGGCTGTTATAGGCACTAGGTTGGTAAGCCATATTTTATTCCTCTTTAATCTTAGGCAACTGACAGTGGATCCAGCTCTGATCCTCATCATTACTAAAATCCGGCTCCCCGGACGGGTCATCCTGAGGTTCTGCTTCATCCAGTGGGGGCAGAGGAAAGGATATATCATTGATCACAAACTGCGCCCGGGCAACAAACCCCGGCTCATAGTGATACAACTCCCGTTTCATTCCTGGTATACCAAGTACTTTGGTCTCTTTCCGGTCTGGTGGAATCGTTTTGCTGTGCCGGTAACCATACAGCGCACCATCTTCTGATTGCACGGTTTTCAGCGGCGTATCATTAAAGTTATCGATATTTTGCATCGTGTGTGTTCTGATAAATTCTGTACGGCTCGCAGTATCATGCAAGCGGCTTTTATGTTCCATGACTCCCTGACGAATATACAGACGGTCGGTCTCTCTCTGCCGGTTGAACAGTTGCGATAAGTTCGAGCGCGCCCACAGCACATGGGTCACACCGGCCTGTTGCCATTCCTCCTGAATTTCCGGAGCCATTTGAGTGTCTTTGCCCAAAGCATACATACTGATATCAAAGCGGATCAACAGCCCCAGCAGGCGCTCAAAGGCCGCATCCGGATCGTCTAAATACCGGTAATCATCACCCGGTGAATATGAGGCAAACGGACCATTGGCCAGCCAGGTTTCCAGCGGGGTATCTTTGAGGAAGATATAAAGCACCCCACCAACAATCGCAATCACAAAGGCCCATGGGCAAGCCGCAGATAGAAAGCTGCCTTCTGCCGCCAGATTACCAAGGGCAGCAAAAGTCGCTCCCACCCCAAAGGTCATCATGGCCGCTGCTGCATCCATATCATTGTTATGCTTAAGCTGGAAAGCTTCATAAATGCCGATCGATCCGGTCAGAACATCAGCAACAAAACTGGCTACAACTAACTTAGTGAATGTCAATTTTAAACCAATCGCAGAAAAGGCTCTCCCCACCAGTTTAGAGGCGGGAATTTTAATAAATGTCTTTTTTGCAATTGCTTTGGCAAAGCGGGATTCAGCACCTAACGCCATATTGGCACTATGCGCCAACGCTACAGAAAAATCCAAAACAGCACTGAATACATTCGCCGCTGAATGCGGAATATCTTTTAATTCAATAATATTTTCAAAATACTGTTTATTCGCCATCAGATTCAACACTTCAATCCCGACCATCAGGCGGGGAATATTCAGCTTCTCATAAGCATCTGCAATCGCCTTACTTTTAGCATAATCCGCCAGCGTGCGTTTGGTGGCGGGTTTATTGTAAGCGTTCACCACTGCGGTGTCAGCCGGGGCGACTATCAGGGTAAAGGCACCTTTTTTACCCAGCATATCAGCACCCCCGGAGGTCTGCTTCTGCATGGCTTTCAGCGCTGCTTTGCGGTTTGAGGTCAGTACCAGTTTGCCTTCAGAATCAAACAGGCGTACAGACTTGCTCTTATTGGTATCAACATTGTGTAACAGCTTGCGATCGGCTTCTGTCAGACCGTTTTTCAGGCCGCCGCCTTCAACACCAATCACGACATAATTCTGTTTCACCTTCCCGGCCTCTGTCAGCTCAAGCTGACCAAAAGCGGTCGGCCCACTGGCTTTCAGAGTTGACATGATGGGGACATAGACGCTTTCCAGCGACACACTCTGAGTCTTCGTTTTACTCAGGGTCAGTGCAATTTCCGTGATGGCATCAAAATAATCCTTCAGAAATCCATTGACCATCCCGGCAATCCGGCGCTCGGTGGCAAATTCACCCTCTCCGTTATCTCCGGCACCTTCAGCGTAAAGCTCACCCATTTCAAATACTTCCAGCTGCTCTGGCTGAATCAGCAGGTTTTCATCCCCCCAGCGGGCCAGTCCTGCGGCTGTACACAAACCGGAACCATCGTTCTCATCCGCTTCAGCCGTATAGGCTTCATCCATCGGCACTTCGCCATTTTCCGGAAACAAGACTTCATGCAACGGGTGGCTGCGATCGTTCTCCAGCAGGCGAACCAGCTGAGAAGAATACGGATGTTTGCGTTTGTAGCCCTTTTCACCAATGCCCAGTGTATCCACGGCGCTCAGTTCCATCCGCAATGCGCTCACTGCATTGCCGACAATCTTATAAGCCGCTGCGGCATTGGCGTCATCCATGGATGCAATATCTTTCAGCCATACCGCCAGCGCTTTCTTATCCAGTGCACGGGAAAGTTTTTTCTGCAACTCATTCATCCGGGTAAACAACAGCATCCGCTCAGTCAGCCGGGTTGTCCGGCGGAAGACGCCACCCGGACTGCTGTCAAATCCTCTGTTGCCCATATATTTATGGTACTGATTTTTCGTCTCTCCCCACTTGGCCGGGATGATAAAGCGCTGCACCAGTTCAGCCGATTTAAAGTATTTCTGAGAGGCGGCATCATTGAGCAGCACACTCATTTCACCAATCCCGGACCTGACGAGATAAGTCAGGTGTCGCAGTTCAAACAGCGGGTCATCAAATATTATTCCGCGTAATTTCCGCGCTTTGCCATCAGCCAGATAATCTCCAACACCACTGATCTGATCCCACTCTGGTGATTCTGCCGGTCCTTCGGTGATCAATTCATTACGGGCAGTCATCCGTAACATAAAATCATACCGGTGCTTATCCTGTTTATTGGCGATTTCATTCTTATACTGACTGACCGCGGTGGCACCATCATCCATCGCCGCCTGAATATCCGATTTTATCTGCTCATATTCACCGGACAGCCAGCTGCCCGCCAAATCCTGACTGAAATCTTTCGGCTCTCCCAGCAGCATTTCCAGCTCCGGCTCCCGCGCCCGGACTTCTTTCAGTTCATCAAGCAGCATCGGCTCATAATCTGGTTTTTGCATTCGTGCTTTGAGTGCATCCGGGTTGGCTTCCAGATAATTCAGCCGCGAACCACTCCACGGCACTTCTGAAAATGCAATCCGGATCTCTGTGCGTTTCCCGTCAGCACGGGACGGATACCAAATCTCTTTCAGGGGCTGGCCGGTCGCTTCACGCCGGGTATTGGTTTTAAAGGGCTTCCCATACCCTTCCCGGTAATTCAGTAAATGAACATCTTTAAAACACGGCAGACCGTCGTCAGTCGCGGTGACTGCGACTTCCCGCCAGATTTGGCCGTTATAGGCAATATAGAGATAACCGTTTCGGACCGGAGCCGTGCGCTCTTTATCTTTCTGGCGGCTGCCTGCAATGTTCTTATCAAACGTCGGCAACAGCGTCAGCGGTAAAAATGCCTGCACCTGATAATTCTGATGTTTGTCCTGCCGCTTGGTATGGGTTACATTACTGAACAGTGGCAGGCGAATCGGGCCGTCTTCCCCTTCGACCTTCAGCCAGACATTACGGTTTTCTTTTTCGTCCTTCCAGTCCCAGCTGTAAATCGTTGCGTCTTTTGGTCGTTTTCGCGGTTATAAGCCTCACATTATAAACAGCTCATTTGAGGTTAATTTTAATCTCATCATTTATTGATATCAAGAATTCAAATTTCCGACAGTCATTGAGCCGGATATAAAACAGATTCTGACTAAATCTCAGAGAAAAGTTGATGATGGATGAAGGGACGGGGAACGTCCCTTCGGACAGTCGTAAGATCAAGACGTTAAGCAGACTCAAAAATATTCAGTACTTTTTCTTTCTCTGGTGTGCTGTTTTGTTGGCTGCGGATACTGTGAATGGTCCGGCGAAACGCCTCTTCCGTCATTTTTCGCCAGTACTCCGGATCCCGGCCGGTTTGTTGATCATACGCTGCGGTGACCGGATCCAACGGACGCGATTCTTCCAGCACCAGTGTATCCGGCAGTGGCTGACTCACATCCATAAACCGCTGAATCATATTCCATACCCGGTAATATTCAGCCACCATTTGTTTGGAGCCTATCAGACCATTGAGTGGCACGGCATGCTGATAACCGTGATAGCGATGCACCAGATACAAACTATATAACATCTGTCCCTGCGGGCCGGGGTTAGAAGCCAGCAGACAGTCAAACTCTATAAACGGATGACTGTAACGCACCTTGTCCCGCCCATGATACAACGTCACCATCCCGGTTCGCCGGTTCATGGAAAATATCTTACAGGCGTGCATAAACCGGGGATTCCAGTAGCCTTTGTTGATTAATTCAGCCATGCCCCAGAAGAATATACTGGGAGGGAAATAATAGGCTGCGGTTCCAAACGGAAACCATGACAGGCTAAAAATGTGGCCCCATGAGTCGATTACCCCATAAGATAATTCTAAAACTAATGTTACTACAAGTGAAAAAGGGAAAAACATGGTGATCAACCCCTTACCAAAGCTGGCAGCAATAAGAAGCAGATTTATACCTGCACTAAACTTCGAGTTGGAAAGGGTTTGTTCATTCCAGTAATTTTTTTTATCCGGTGAGATTTCACAAACCTCCTTCCACTTCTCCGGGCTAATGTCACTGTCTAACTGAGTGGAGATGGTCTCGGTTGGCCGGGTAAATGGCAGGATCCGGCAGTTGAGTTTCATCAGCTTTCGCGCAATCCCTCTGGGCTGAGCCTGAGGTTGTGGCGTAAAGGTGCGGCTGTTATAGGCCGTTGGCTGATAGCTATTGTAGGTTATCACGATATATTACTATTTTATTGGTGAATTCATTATTTACCCGGGCGATCAAAATCAATCCCACAGACTCTGGCGCAGCTTTATGATGCGCTGAAACGTTCTTTGATTTCTGCGACACCTGTGCCCACGCATCAGTGACTCTTTTTGCGCTGCCAAAAAGACTCACGAGAAAAAGGCAGCCCCATATCGCATTGATCCTGATGTATCTTCGGTCCATCACATGAGAATCGCTACACGATTCGATTCGCATCCCTGCTCAACGAATCTGAAAATTCTTCCTGAATTTTCTCCGCTCTGGCTTGTGGCAGACATCAGGATGCGATGAGGGGAGTAAATCAAAACATCCGTTAGGCAGGCTCGAAAATATTCAGCTCAGGCCCCGTGGCAGGAATATGTTCTTCCCGCTGCCAGACAATAATTTCATCCAGCTTCTTCGCGTAGTCGTCATCTGTCATTTCCCGCCAGTAGGTCGGATTACGGCCGGTTTTTTTATCATGGGCGACAGTGGTTTCATCCTGCTCACGAAAAGGCTCTAGTATCGGAATATCGGGTAAAGGCTGGCTAACATCCATATATTGCTGAATCATATTCCACACTCGCAGGTACTCTTCCTGAGACAGATGCATCCCACACATCGAACCCAACCCGATGGCACCCTCATTGTAATCATGATAACGGTGCACCAGTTTCAGGTGATGACTCAGCGATCCCTGATGGTTGGGATTACTCATCAGAATACAGTCAAACTCAATAAATGGATGACTGAATATCACCCGGTTCCCTTTGCCATATAACGTTACCATCCCGGTTTCACGGCTCAGGGTAAAACGTTTACGGGCAAAAAGAAAAAGGTGCTCAATTCTAAAAAACTTATCCCCAACACCCTTGACTAGCCATTTCGGTCCGTTAAACAGGCACATTGGGCTGTAAATAATTAACGATGGAAGAGCTATATACAATCCAAAGGTAGATAAAATAAGAATAGTCCCGTCCAGACCTGCTTTCCCGAATAACGGGATAAGTGCTATTAAAACAACTAAAGGAAGAATAAATTGAAGCATAAATTTCGCTGACCCGGCCATAAAGAAATAAAACCCCAGCCACTTTGTAAAAATATAGGGCTCTAATCTTTTATTGTTCCAATACAAATCAATACCTACTTCAGCACTGTTATCATGTATCGATGATTTATACCCTCGGATCACAGAGGTCGCTATACTGCTGTCGTCTGCCCTCGTGTAGGAAAAAATTTTTCCCCGCCGGTAAAGACTTTCATACCAGCCACTTTTACCAGGCTGAGGCTGTGGGGAGAAATCTCGACTGTTATAGGCACCGGGTTGGTAAGCCATCTGGTTTTCCTTTATTGAGAAGAAGGTTCAGGCATTGAAGCAGGTTTGGTACGCTCATACATCCAACGATCCAAGCGGCTTATGGTGCATGCGTCCCAGCCCTTTTTCACGGCGGAAAACGGGCAAAAACGCCTTTTTACCACGAGCTGGCCGGATCGGGATTGGAAGCGCATCCCTGCGCCCAATCCCTGAAATTCATCCTGAATTTCTCTGGATCATTAGACCACTACAATCATTGCTCAATGAAACCACAGTGAAGAGACTCAAAATAACGCCTTAAGCAGGCTCGAAAATATTCAGCTCAGGCCCCGTGGCAGGAATATGTTCTTCCCGCTGCCAGACAATAATTTCATCCAGCTTCTTCGCGTAGTCGTCATCCGTCATCTCCCGCCAGTAAGTCGGGTTGCGTCCGGTTTTTTTATCATGGGCGACAGTGGTTTCATCCTGCTCACGAAAAGGCTCTAGTATCGGAATATCGGGTAAAGGCTGGCTAACATCCATATATTGCTGAATCATATTCCACACCCGGGCATACTCTTCCTGCGACAAATGCACCCCACACATCGAACCAATATCTATCGCGCCTTCATTGTAATCATGATAACGGTGCACCAACTTCAGGTGATGACTCAGCAATCCCTGATGGTTGGGATTACTCATCAGAATACAGTCAAATTCCAGAAATGGATGACTGAAAATGACCCGGTTACCTTTACCATATAAAGTGACCATCCCGGTTTCACGGCTCAGGGTAAAACGTTTTCGGGCAAAAAGAGAAAGGTGCTCAATTCTAAAAAACTTATCTACAATACCGTTCACCAGCCATTTAGGGCCGTTAAAGAGACACATCGGGGTATAAACAACAAGAGCTGGAAGAGTGACATACAGTAAAAAGTGTGAAACTGCATAAATTGCTCCCTCTAGTCCATGTGAACCAAATAAAGGGAGTAAGCAAAGAGCAACACCTATAGGTGTAATAAAATACATAACAGTCTTCGCTAACCCCGCCATAAATAAATAAAGCCCCAACCATCCAGTAAAAGTGTAGGGCTCTAATCTTTTATGATTCCAGTACAAATCCATACCCACTTCAGCACTGTTATCATGTACCGATGATTTGTATCCTCTGATCACGGAAGTCGCAATACTGTTAGGGTCTGACCGTGTATGGGTAAACATCTTTCCCCGCCGGTAAAGGCTTTCATACCAGCTGCTTTTACCAGGTCTGGACTGTGGGGAGAAATCTCGACTGTTATATGCGCCGGATTGATAAGCCATGGGGGTTACTCCTATTCTTCTTTTATTTTGGGCAGCAGGCAGTGGATCCAGCTCTGGTCGCCCGATGCTATTCCCTCCTGAATTTGCTCCCACAAACTCTGGCGTAGCTTTATGATGCGCTAAAAGGTCTTTCAATTTCAGTCACATCTCCGTTCGCGCATCAGTGACTCTTTTTGCGCTGCCAAAAAGACTCACGAGAAAAAGGCAGCCCCATATCGCATTGATCCTGATGTATCTTCGGTCCATCACATGAAAATCGCTACACGATTCGATTCGCATCCCTGCTCAACGAATCTGAAAATTCTTCCTGAATTTTCTCCGCTCTGGCTTGTGGCAAACATCAGGATGCGATGAGGGGAGTAAATCAAAACATCCGTTAAGCCGACTCAAAAATATTCAGCTCAGGCCCCGTGGCCGGAATATGTTCTTCCCGCTGCCAGACAATAATTTCATCCAGCTTCTTCGCGTAGTCGTCATCCGTCATCTCCCGCCAGTAGGTCGGATTACGGCCGGTTTTTTTATCATGGGCGACAGTGGTTTCATCCTGCTCACGAAAAGGCTCTAGTATCGGAATATCGGGTAAAGGCTGGCTAACATCCATATATTGCTGAATCATATTCCACACCCGCAGGTACTCTTCCTGCGACAGGTGCATCCCACACATCGAACCCAACCCGATGGCACCCTCATTGTAATCATGATAACGGTGCACCAGTTTCAGGTGATGACTCAGCAATCCCTGATGGTTGGGATTACTCATCAGAATACAGTCGAACTCAATAAATGGATGACTGAATATCACCCGGTTTCCTTTACCATATAAAGTGACCATCCCGGTTTCACGGCTCAGAGTAAAACGTTTTCGGGCAAAAAAAGAAATGTTATCTTTATTGAAATATTTTGCCATGACTCCATCAGTCAACCATGATGGCCCATTAAAAAGGCACATAGGACTGTAAATAATTAACGAAGGAAGAGCTATATACAATCCAAAGGTAGATAAAATAAGAATAGTCCCGTCTAGCCCTGCTTTACCGAATAAAGGGATAAGTGCAATTAAAACAACTAAAGGAAGAATAAATTGAAGCATTAATTTCGCTACAGCAGCCATAAAGAAATAGAACCCCAGCCATTTCACAAAAGTATAGGGTTCTAATCGCCGGTGGTTCCAGTATACATCCATTCCTACTGCAGCACTGTCACTATGTATCGACGGTTTATCATCTTCGATCACTGAAGTAGCAATACTGTTATTGTCCGTCTGCGTGTAGGAAAAAGCCTTCCCCCGCCGGTAAAGACTCTCATACCAACCCCTTTTACCGGGCTGAGGCTGTTGGGTAAAATCTCCGCTGTTATAGGCACCCGGTTGGTAAGCCATATTTTTACTCCTCTTTAATCTTAGGCAACTGACTGTGGATCCAACTCTGATCCCCATCATCACTGAAACCTGGTTCCCCGGCCGGGTCACCCTGTGGTTCTGCTTCATCCAGTGGGGGTAGAGGAAAGGATATATCATTGATCACAAACTGTGCACGGGCAACAAACCCCGGCTCATAGTGATACAACTCCAGTTTCATTCCCGGTATACCAAGTACTTTGGTCTCTTTCCGGTCTGACGGAATCGTTTTGCTGTGCCGGTAACCATACAGCGTACCATCATCTGATTGCACGGTTTTCAGCGGCGTATCATTGAAACTATCGATATTTTGCATCGTGTGTGTTCTGACAAACTCCGTGCGGCTGGCAGTATCATGCAAGCGGCTTTTATGTTCCATGACTCCCTGACGAACATACAGACGGTCGGTCTCTTTCTGCCGGTTGAACAGTTGTGATAAGTTCGAGCGCGCCCACAGCACATGGGTCACACCGGCCTGTTGCCATTCCTCCTGAATTTCCGGAGCCATTTGAGTGTCTTTGCCCAAAGCATACATACTGATATCAAAGCGGACCAACAGCCCCAGCAGACGCTCAAAGGCCGCATCCGGATCGTCTAAATACCGGTAATCATCACCCGGTGAATATGAGGCAAACGGGCCATTGGCCAACCAGGTCTCCAGCGGGGTATCTTTGAGGAAGATATAAAGCACTCCACCAACAATCGCAATCACAAAGGCCCATGGGCAAGCCGCAGATAAAAAGCTGCCTTCTGCCGCCAGATTACCAAGGGCAGCAAAAGTCGCTCCCACCCCAAAGGTCATCATGGCCGCGGCTGCATCCATATCATTGTTATGCTTAAGCTGGAAAGCTTCATAAATGCCGATCGATCCGGTCAGAACATCAGCAACAAAACTGACTACAACTAACTTAGTGAATGTCAATTTTAAACCAATCGCAGAGAAGGCTCTCCCCGCCAGTTTAGAGGCGGAAATTTTAATAAATGTTTTTTTTGCAATTGCTTTGGCAAAGTGAGATTCAGCACCCAACGCCATATTGGCACTATGCGCCAGCGCGACAGAAAAATCCAATAGTGCACTCAATACATTAGCTGCACTATGAACAATATCTTTTCCATTCAAGAGGTTTTCAAAATACTGTTTATTGGCCATCATGTTTAACACTTCAATTCCGACCATTAAACGAGGAATATTCAGCTTCTCATAAGCATCTGCAATCGCCTTACTTTTAGCATAATCCGCCAGCGTGCGTTTGGTGGCGGGTTTATTGTAAGCTTTCACCACTGCGGTGTCAGCCGGGGCGACTATCAGGGTAAAGGCACCCTTTTTACCCAGCATATCAGCACCCCCGGAGGTCTGCTTCTGCATGGCTTTCAGCGCTGCTTTGCGGTTTGAGGTCAGTACCAGTTTGCCTTCAGAATCAAACAGGCGTACAGACTTGCTCTTATTGGTATCAACATTGTGTAACAGCTTGCGATCGGCTTCTGTCAGGCCGTTTTTCAGGCCGCCGCCTTCAACACCAATCACGACATAATTCTGTTTCACCTTCCCGGCCTCTGTCAGCTCAAGCTGACCAAAAGCAGTCGGCCCACTGGCTTTCAGAGTTGACATGATGGGAACATAGACGCTTTCCAGCGAAACACTCTGAGTCTTCGTTTTACTCAGGGTCAGCGCAATTTCCGTGATGGCATCAAAATAATCCTTCAGAAATCCATTGACCATCCCGGCAATCCGGCGCTGGGTGGCAAATTCACCCTCTCCGTTATCTCCGGCACCTTCAGCGTAAAGCTCACCCATTTCAAATACTTCCAGCTGCTCTGGCTGAATCAGCAGGTTTTCATCCCCCCAGCGGGCCAGTCCTGCGGCTGTACACAAACCGGAACCATCGTTCTCATCCGCTTCAGCCGTATAGGCTTCATCCATCGGCACTTCGCCATTTTCCGGAAACAAGACTTCATGCAACGGGTGGCTGCGATCGTTCTCCAGCAGGCGAACCAGCTGAGAAGAATACGGATGATTGCGTTTGTAGCCCTTTTCACCAATACCCAGTGTGTCCACGGCGCTCAGTTCCATCCGCAATGCGCTCACTGCATTGCCGACAATCTTATAAGCCGCTGCGGCATTGGCGTCATCCATGGATGCAATATCTTTCAGCCATACCGCCAGCGCTTTCTTATCCAGTGCACGGGAAAGTTTTTTCTGCAACTCATTCATCCGGGTAAACAACAGCATCCGCTCGGTCAGCCGGGTTGTCCGGCGGAAGACGCCACCCGGACTGCTGTCAAATCCTCTGTTGCCCATATATTTATGGTACTGATTTTTCGTCTCTCCCCACTTGGCCGGGATGATAAAGCGCTGCACCAGTTCAGCCGATTTAAAGTATTTCTGAGAGGCGGCATCATTGAGCAGCACACTCATTTCACCAATCCCGGACCTGACGAGATAAGTCAGGTGTCGCAGTTCAAACAGCGGGTCATCAAATATTATTCCGCGTAATTTCCGCGCTTTGCCATCAGCCAGATAATCTCCAACACCACTGATCTGATCCCACTCTGGTGATTCTGCCGGTCCTTCGGTGATCAATTCATTACGGGCAGTCATCCGTAACATAAAATCATACCGGTGCTTATCCTGTTTATTGGTGATTTCATTCTTATACTGACTGACCGCGGTGGCGCCATCATCCATCGCCGCCTGAATATCCGATTTTATCTGCTCATATTCACCGGACAGCCAGCTGCCCGCCAAATCCTGACTGAAATCTTTCGGCTCTCCCAGCAGCATTTCCAGCTCCGGCTCCCGCGCGCGGACTTCTTTCAGTTCATCAAGCAGCATCGGCTCATAATCTGGTTTTTGCATCCGGGCTTTGAGTGCATCCGGGTTGGCTTCCAGATAATTCAGCCGCGAACCACTCCACGGCACTTCTGAAAATGCAATCCGGATCTCTGTGCGTTTCCCGTCAGCACGGGACGGATACCAAATCTCTTTCAGGGGCTGGCCGGTCGCTTCACGCCGGGTATTGGTTTTAAAGGGCTTCCCATACCCTTCCCGGTAATTCAGTAAATGAACATCTTTAAAACACGGCAGACCGTCGTCAGTCGCGGTGACTGCGACTTCCCGCCAGATTTGGCCGTTATAGGCAATATAGAGATAACCGTTTCGGACCGGAGCCGTGCGCTCTTTATCTTTCTGGCGGCTGCCTGCAATGTTCTTATCAAACGTCGGCAACAGCGTCAGCGGTAAAAATGCCTGCACCTGATAATTCTGATGTTTGTCCTGCCGCTTGGTATGGGTTACATTACTGAACAGTGGCAGGCGAATCGGGCCGTCTTCCCCTTCGACCTTCAGCCAGACATTACGGTTTTCTTTTTCGTCCTTCCAGTCCCAGCTGTAAATCGTTGCGTCTTTTAATTCTTTATCCGTCTCTTTCTTGTCTTCCAGCGGCATCAGACGTTTGATGTCATCCCCGAAAGGAATCAGATCCCACAGACTGGCTTCATCACGGGTGTGAACATGAAAGGGTTTATTCTCTTTTTTCTTGCCGAGATATTCCTGCTCCTGCATGTTATCCAGGCTGTAAAACAGAAAATCCTG harbors:
- a CDS encoding toxin VasX — its product is MQAFLPLTLLPTFDKNIAGSRQKDKERTAPVRNGYLYIAYNGQIWREVAVTATDDGLPCFKDVHLLNYREGYGKPFKTNTRREATGQPLKEIWYPSRADGKRTEIRIAFSEVPWSGSRLNYLEANPDALKARMQKPDYEPMLLDELKEVRAREPELEMLLGEPKDFSQDLAGSWLSGEYEQIKSDIQAAMDDGATAVSQYKNEIANKQDKHRYDFMLRMTARNELITEGPAESPEWDQISGVGDYLADGKARKLRGIIFDDPLFELRHLTYLVRSGIGEMSVLLNDAASQKYFKSAELVQRFIIPAKWGETKNQYHKYMGNRGFDSSPGGVFRRTTRLTERMLLFTRMNELQKKLSRALDKKALAVWLKDIASMDDANAAAAYKIVGNAVSALRMELSAVDTLGIGEKGYKRKHPYSSQLVRLLENDRSHPLHEVLFPENGEVPMDEAYTAEADENDGSGLCTAAGLARWGDENLLIQPEQLEVFEMGELYAEGAGDNGEGEFATERRIAGMVNGFLKDYFDAITEIALTLSKTKTQSVSLESVYVPIMSTLKASGPTAFGQLELTEAGKVKQNYVVIGVEGGGLKNGLTEADRKLLHNVDTNKSKSVRLFDSEGKLVLTSNRKAALKAMQKQTSGGADMLGKKGAFTLIVAPADTAVVNAYNKPATKRTLADYAKSKAIADAYEKLNIPRLMVGIEVLNLMANKQYFENIIELKDIPHSAANVFSAVLDFSVALAHSANMALGAESRFAKAIAKKTFIKIPASKLVGRAFSAIGLKLTFTKLVVASFVADVLTGSIGIYEAFQLKHNNDMDAAAAMMTFGVGATFAALGNLAAEGSFLSAACPWAFVIAIVGGVLYIFLKDTPLETWLANGPFASYSPGDDYRYLDDPDAAFERLLGLLIRFDISMYALGKDTQMAPEIQEEWQQAGVTHVLWARSNLSQLFNRQRETDRLYIRQGVMEHKSRLHDTASRTEFIRTHTMQNIDNFNDTPLKTVQSEDGALYGYRHSKTIPPDRKETKVLGIPGMKRELYHYEPGFVARAQFVINDISFPLPPLDEAEPQDDPSGEPDFSNDEDQSWIHCQLPKIKEE